A single Triticum dicoccoides isolate Atlit2015 ecotype Zavitan chromosome 2A, WEW_v2.0, whole genome shotgun sequence DNA region contains:
- the LOC119356932 gene encoding rust resistance kinase Lr10-like, whose amino-acid sequence MPPWWFLVHFMVAVLAVDVQGRHDITDNSRYTCSPFYCGHLQDVQYPFRLQGDPWWCGSPSYELTCTDSNATIQINTGTYFVTEIDYKYSSFWVVDANLDMSSSCPLPRWDQRPYLHGLQQSDGSIIFDPFFVTWASFVNCSRVVTNNSDYIPVTCLNTRYSFVYVLIDYISVGDLEPSCGYLAMAALGGRSMRYDNASHEILVESMRRGFAVRFPFRYQRTLEGFKGCIKDRFVLGPGYSVVYLVARSAVIILALDFEVLHCAFRTTVSSNEHLGTLQVAVLYSTSILKLIAVLCRFVVAPLVVLFFIAHKYWKTRITIDAVEKFLRMQQMIGPTRYAYTDIVAVTSHFRDKLGQGGYGSVYKGVLLPGNVYVAIKMLDGKSSCDGEDFISEVSTIGRIHHVNVVRLVGFCSEEMRRVLAYEYMPHGSLDKYIFSAERSFSWDKLNEIALGIARGINYLHQGCDMQILHFDIKPHNILLDSNFVPKVADFGLAKLYPRDNSFVPLSALRGTIGYIAPEMISRSFGVISTKSDVYSFGMLLLEMAGGGGMLTRARRTQARHSTRRGCMTG is encoded by the exons ATGCCTCCATGGTGGTTCCTGGTGCATTTCATGGTCGCAGTTCTTGCCGTGGATGTTCAGGGGCGACATGATATTACTGATAATAGCAGGTATACCTGCTCTCCTTTCTATTGCGGTCATCTCCAAGACGTCCAGTACCCTTTCCGCCTGCAAGGCGATCCATGGTGGTGTGGTTCTCCGTCATACGAGCTTACCTGCACCGATAGCAATGCTACAATTCAGATCAACACAGGGACATACTTTGTCACTGAGATTGACTACAAGTATTCTTCCTTCTGGGTCGTGGACGCCAACTTGGACATGAGCAGTAGCTGCCCTCTTCCTCGCTGGGATCAACGCCCTTATCTACATGGCCTCCAGCAGTCCGACGGCTCCATCATATTTGACCCTTTTTTCGTTACGTGGGCTAGCTTTGTGAATTGTTCGCGGGTGGTCACGAACAATAGTGACTACATACCGGTCACTTGCCTGAACACGAGGTATTCTTTTGTCTATGTGTTGATTGACTATATTTCTGTTGGGGACCTTGAGCCTTCTTGCGGGTACTTGGCCATGGCTGCTTTGGGTGGTCGGAGCATGCGATACGATAATGCAAGTCATGAAATTCTGGTAGAATCCATGAGGAGAGGATTTGCCGTTAGGTTTCCTTTCAGATATCAAAGGACTTTGGAGGGCTTCAAGGGGTGCATAAAGGATCGCTTTGT CCTAGGCCCTGGGTATTCAGTGGTGTATCTCGTTGCGCGTTCGGCTGTGATCATTTTGGCACTCGATTTTGAAGTATTGCATTGCGCATTTAGAACAACAGTTTCTTCCAATGAACATCTCGGCACACTACAGGTTGCAGTACTATACTCTACGTCGATATTGAAGTTGATTGCTG TACTATGCAGGTTCGTGGTTGCTCCCCTGGTGGTATTGTTCTTCATAGCTCACAAATACTGGAAAACGAGGATCACAATTGATGCGGTCGAGAAGTTCCTACGGATGCAGCAAATGATCGGCCCGACAAGGTACGCCTACACAGATATTGTCGCAGTAACAAGCCATTTCAGAGACAAGCTGGGCCAGGGAGGCTATGGCTCGGTGTACAAGGGCGTTCTGCTCCCAGGCAATGTCTATGTGGCCATCAAGATGCTAGATGGTAAATCCAGCTGCGATGGAGAAGATTTCATCAGTGAGGTCTCCACCATCGGGAGGATCCACCACGTCAATGTGGTGCGTCTAGTCGGGTTCTGCTCGGAGGAAATGAGGAGGGTGCTAGCCTACGAGTATATGCCCCATGGTTCTCTGGACAAGTACATCTTCTCGGCTGAGAGGAGTTTCTCCTGGGACAAGCTTAATGAAATCGCCTTGGGCATTGCCAGGGGGATCAACTACCTGCATCAAGGATGCGACATGCAGATTCTGCACTTTGACATCAAGCCGCACAACATCCTTCTTGACAGCAATTTCGTCCCAAAGGTTGCCGATTTCGGCCTTGCCAAGCTGTACCCAAGGGACAACAGTTTTGTGCCGTTGAGCGCCCTACGGGGAACCATTGGGTACATAGCTCCTGAAATGATATCCCGGAGCTTCGGCGTCATATCGACCAAATCTGACGTTTACAGCTTCGGGATGCTGCTGCTGGAGATGGCCGGAGGGGGAGGAATGCTGACCCGGGCACGGCGAACTCAAGCCAGACATTCTACCCGTCGTGGGTGTATGACCGGCTAA